A single window of Leptolyngbya ohadii IS1 DNA harbors:
- a CDS encoding CHAT domain-containing protein produces the protein MQLLRLRQHSPLERSTIQYSLRLRWATDRKQVQDDRKPHVDLYPAHFQRYAMKKTILILAANPQDAARLRLDREVREIQERLQGSRYRNRFKLEQRWAVQPRNVQEAILEVKPQIVHFSGHGEGEAGLVFQDQKGQMKLVSSEALSRLFKLCADRVECVVLNACYAEAQANAIVQHISYVIGMRQAIRDDAAIAFSAGFYTGLGEGLSVEGAFEQGKQEIQAMFSRDGIERKLVLVSPVEGAIPTVLPDHLIPILKKKSA, from the coding sequence CTGCAACTTCTAAGGCTGCGACAGCACTCGCCCCTTGAACGGTCTACAATCCAGTACAGCTTGCGCCTGCGTTGGGCAACTGACCGAAAACAAGTTCAGGACGATCGCAAACCCCATGTTGACCTTTACCCTGCCCATTTCCAGCGTTATGCCATGAAAAAAACGATTCTCATCCTCGCTGCCAATCCCCAGGATGCTGCTCGACTCCGGCTCGATCGCGAAGTGCGGGAAATTCAGGAACGACTCCAGGGATCACGCTATCGCAATCGGTTTAAGCTGGAGCAACGCTGGGCAGTGCAGCCCCGGAATGTGCAGGAAGCGATCCTGGAGGTCAAGCCGCAGATTGTTCATTTTTCGGGACATGGGGAAGGCGAAGCAGGGTTAGTCTTTCAGGATCAAAAAGGACAAATGAAGCTGGTCAGTTCAGAAGCGCTGTCTCGTCTGTTTAAGCTCTGTGCCGATCGCGTGGAGTGCGTTGTTCTGAATGCCTGTTACGCAGAAGCTCAGGCAAATGCGATCGTTCAGCACATCTCCTATGTGATTGGCATGAGGCAGGCAATCCGAGACGATGCGGCGATCGCCTTCTCTGCGGGATTTTATACAGGGTTGGGAGAGGGTTTATCCGTTGAGGGAGCATTCGAGCAAGGAAAACAGGAAATCCAGGCGATGTTTTCCCGTGACGGAATAGAACGAAAACTGGTGTTAGTTAGCCCGGTGGAAGGGGCTATTCCTACCGTTTTGCCGGATCATCTGATTCCTATCCTGAAGAAGAAGAGCGCCTGA
- a CDS encoding AAA-like domain-containing protein has protein sequence MKNILFLAANPKGTSPLRLDQEFREIGEELRRAHQDHQFHLDQRLAVRPRDIQQAMLDINPQIVHFSGHGQGTKLVFPPQETSYRSSATLERKATPVSESLEPVDEPEPVDEEGLVFEDDQGQAKLVSGAALAGLFELFTDEVECVLLNGCYSATQAMVISQHVPYVIGMSDAISDKAAIEFAIGFYKALGAGRGIEFAYRMGCNAIQMHGIPEHLTPVLISKSNASPAPRLPQTKLSSPPEFPSGPVGLESQFYIERLPNETRHYRSIRNPGCLLRIMAPDLMGKTSLMARILHSATEQNYHTIYLNLRDAEQRVLVDLNSFLYWLIERIIAELGLKNQLNEHWDDKTMGCISNCTHYFEKFILRKLEQPIVLGVDEVDRIFPYSDIATDFFGMLRNWFEKGRTQADWKALRLVLAYSTEDYSQFRINQSPFNVGEPLRLRELTRQQVQELGNRYGLSWADQQIDSLMAMVGGHPYLVRLAMYYISDQEVTLEQLLQEAPTEDGIYSDHLHRYWKTLSSNAQLAETIQIVMSAKEPVAVERSLGYQLRSMGLVQYEGNSIRPSCSLYRLYFRK, from the coding sequence ATGAAAAACATTCTCTTTTTAGCCGCCAATCCTAAGGGAACGTCACCCTTACGACTGGATCAGGAATTTCGCGAAATTGGTGAAGAACTGAGACGCGCCCATCAGGATCATCAATTTCATCTGGATCAACGCCTGGCTGTCCGTCCGAGGGATATTCAGCAAGCCATGCTGGATATTAATCCTCAAATCGTTCACTTCTCTGGTCATGGACAGGGTACTAAGCTGGTCTTTCCTCCTCAGGAAACGTCCTACCGCTCTTCTGCAACCCTGGAAAGAAAGGCTACTCCCGTTTCGGAATCCCTGGAACCCGTTGATGAACCAGAACCTGTTGATGAAGAAGGACTGGTATTTGAAGATGATCAGGGACAGGCAAAGCTGGTGAGCGGCGCAGCCCTGGCAGGGTTATTCGAGCTATTTACAGACGAAGTGGAGTGCGTCCTCCTGAACGGCTGTTACTCGGCAACTCAGGCGATGGTGATTTCTCAGCATGTTCCTTATGTGATTGGAATGAGCGATGCCATCAGTGATAAAGCGGCGATCGAGTTTGCCATCGGTTTCTACAAAGCGCTGGGAGCGGGTCGCGGAATTGAGTTTGCCTATCGGATGGGCTGCAATGCCATCCAGATGCACGGAATTCCTGAACATCTCACCCCCGTTTTAATTTCCAAATCCAACGCATCTCCCGCCCCCCGCCTGCCGCAAACCAAACTCTCGTCTCCTCCCGAATTTCCATCGGGTCCCGTTGGTTTAGAATCCCAGTTTTATATCGAGCGATTGCCAAACGAGACTCGTCATTACCGCTCCATCCGGAATCCAGGCTGTCTACTGCGAATTATGGCTCCTGATCTGATGGGCAAAACCTCTTTGATGGCAAGAATTTTACATTCTGCGACTGAACAGAATTACCACACCATCTACCTCAACCTGCGGGATGCGGAACAAAGAGTTTTAGTGGATTTGAATAGCTTCCTGTACTGGCTGATTGAGCGGATTATTGCTGAATTGGGTCTAAAGAATCAGCTCAATGAACATTGGGACGATAAAACGATGGGCTGTATCTCAAACTGCACTCACTACTTTGAAAAATTCATTCTCAGGAAGCTAGAGCAGCCGATCGTCCTGGGCGTGGATGAAGTCGATCGCATCTTCCCCTATTCCGACATTGCCACCGATTTTTTTGGCATGTTACGCAACTGGTTTGAAAAGGGAAGAACTCAAGCGGACTGGAAAGCGCTGAGGTTAGTTCTAGCCTATTCCACCGAAGACTACAGCCAGTTTCGCATCAATCAGTCTCCCTTTAATGTGGGAGAACCGCTGCGCCTCCGAGAGCTAACCCGGCAACAGGTGCAGGAACTTGGCAACCGCTATGGCTTGAGCTGGGCTGATCAACAAATCGACAGCCTGATGGCAATGGTAGGAGGTCATCCTTACCTGGTGCGCTTAGCCATGTACTACATCAGCGATCAGGAGGTCACGCTGGAGCAGCTTTTGCAGGAAGCCCCCACGGAGGACGGAATTTACAGCGATCATTTACACCGCTACTGGAAAACGCTATCCAGTAACGCTCAACTCGCAGAAACCATTCAGATCGTCATGAGTGCTAAAGAGCCAGTCGCAGTAGAGCGATCGCTCGGCTACCAGCTCCGCAGCATGGGATTAGTGCAGTACGAAGGGAACAGTATTCGACCGAGCTGTAGTTTGTATCGCCTTTATTTCCGTAAATAG